The Desulfovibrio sp. TomC genome includes a window with the following:
- the rsmI gene encoding 16S rRNA (cytidine(1402)-2'-O)-methyltransferase, protein MEQALDATLFIVATPLGNAGDFSPRAAAVVAGADVVLAEDTRRTGQLLKTLGISAKRLISFHEHNEEARLPQVLAILAEGATVALVSDAGTPLLADPGYRLVRAAREAGYGVSPVPGPSAVLAALSAAGIAPYPFSFLGFVPRSASEARATFARFGATGASLVFFERKNRLGVTLAAALEALGDRECVICRELTKTFEEFLPGRLADFAGRDLELLGEVTVVIGPGKAGRSSEDEARAVAAEEAAAGLRPKETARRAAARLSGWTLKEVYAILMDQENG, encoded by the coding sequence GTGGAGCAAGCCCTGGACGCAACGCTTTTCATCGTGGCGACGCCGCTTGGCAACGCCGGGGATTTTTCGCCCCGGGCCGCGGCCGTGGTGGCCGGGGCCGACGTGGTGCTGGCCGAGGACACCCGGCGCACCGGACAACTGCTCAAAACCCTCGGCATTTCGGCCAAACGGCTGATCAGTTTTCACGAGCACAACGAGGAGGCCCGACTGCCCCAGGTCCTGGCCATCCTGGCCGAAGGGGCGACGGTGGCCCTGGTCTCCGACGCCGGCACGCCGCTTTTGGCCGACCCCGGCTACCGATTGGTGCGGGCCGCCCGGGAGGCCGGCTACGGCGTCTCCCCGGTGCCCGGACCCTCGGCCGTGCTGGCGGCCCTGTCGGCAGCCGGCATCGCCCCCTATCCGTTTTCCTTTCTGGGCTTTGTGCCGCGTTCGGCCTCCGAGGCCCGGGCCACCTTTGCCCGGTTTGGGGCCACCGGGGCCAGTCTGGTCTTTTTCGAGCGCAAAAACCGGCTCGGCGTGACCCTGGCCGCCGCCCTGGAGGCCCTTGGCGACCGGGAGTGCGTCATCTGCCGCGAACTGACCAAGACCTTTGAGGAGTTCCTGCCGGGTCGGCTGGCTGATTTTGCCGGGCGCGATCTTGAGCTCTTGGGCGAGGTGACGGTGGTCATCGGGCCGGGCAAAGCGGGCAGGTCGAGCGAAGACGAGGCCCGGGCCGTTGCCGCCGAGGAGGCGGCAGCCGGGCTTCGACCCAAAGAAACGGCCAGACGGGCGGCGGCGCGGCTTTCGGGATGGACCCTGAAAGAGGTTTATGCCATTTTGATGGACCAGGAAAACGGGTAA
- a CDS encoding sensor histidine kinase, with protein MAQHRGDFPESYCVIDADDREYLVGVVGTGPGFDTILEIVAGEEFHEFLPPMHLAGVVGLAPDDPRRSGALLAGVPVYAGYAELFAAFPDINLVVELGSGFPPRELAAAMPPGASLLDRTGSLFLCALSNAVSVGAHCRMRLDHQKVLLEAIVDEVQEDIALLSAAGTVVDLNRNILRRLGKAKDELVGQPCRVLQAGPDDPPLCDPDDVACPFRIALATGKKAERLHTAVSADGRLRYYRTYTYPIADPTGRIGHVVVFRRDITDRTVGEISARQAERIETMGRLSSYLAHELRNPMFAAAGFARRLAGMEALPEAARERAGIVVEELTRMEAMLKQFLEFARPVGQVTGEADANRAVVSAVEAVRPEAESRGVGIAVALVPGVAAVGFDPALLKQCLVNLLRNAVDAMPGGGLVTVTSGRDADRVRVRVADSGRGITSENLENMFSPFYKAEHCEYGLGLAMVKKVVDDFGGAVEAVGQPGGSCAITLHLPPALAGSPVPGETVFPAPAPSGGPQ; from the coding sequence ATGGCGCAGCACAGGGGGGATTTTCCGGAATCGTACTGCGTGATCGACGCAGACGACCGGGAGTATCTGGTCGGCGTGGTGGGAACCGGCCCGGGGTTCGACACCATCCTGGAGATCGTGGCCGGCGAGGAGTTTCATGAATTTCTGCCGCCCATGCATCTGGCCGGCGTGGTGGGCCTGGCCCCGGACGATCCCCGGCGCAGTGGGGCGCTTTTGGCCGGCGTGCCGGTCTATGCCGGGTATGCCGAACTTTTTGCCGCTTTCCCGGACATCAATCTGGTCGTGGAGCTGGGCAGCGGGTTCCCCCCCCGGGAGCTGGCCGCCGCCATGCCCCCGGGGGCTTCGCTCCTGGACCGCACGGGTTCGCTGTTCCTGTGCGCCCTGAGCAATGCCGTGTCGGTCGGGGCCCATTGCCGGATGCGTCTGGACCATCAAAAAGTGTTGCTCGAAGCCATTGTGGACGAGGTCCAGGAGGACATCGCCCTGCTGTCCGCTGCCGGAACGGTGGTCGATCTCAACCGCAATATCCTGCGCCGCCTGGGCAAGGCCAAGGACGAACTGGTGGGGCAGCCCTGCCGGGTCCTGCAAGCCGGTCCGGATGATCCGCCGCTGTGCGATCCCGACGATGTGGCCTGCCCCTTCCGGATAGCCCTGGCCACGGGCAAAAAGGCCGAGCGCCTGCATACTGCCGTTTCGGCCGACGGCCGGCTGCGCTACTACCGCACCTACACCTATCCCATTGCCGACCCGACCGGCCGCATCGGCCACGTGGTGGTTTTTCGCCGCGACATCACCGACCGCACGGTGGGTGAAATAAGCGCCCGCCAAGCCGAACGCATCGAGACCATGGGCCGGTTGTCGTCCTATCTGGCCCATGAACTGCGCAATCCCATGTTTGCCGCCGCCGGCTTTGCCCGGCGTCTGGCCGGCATGGAGGCATTGCCCGAGGCGGCCCGGGAGCGGGCCGGCATCGTGGTGGAGGAACTGACCCGCATGGAGGCCATGCTCAAGCAGTTCCTGGAATTTGCCCGGCCGGTGGGGCAGGTCACGGGCGAGGCCGATGCCAACCGGGCCGTTGTGTCGGCGGTGGAGGCGGTGCGGCCCGAGGCCGAGAGCCGGGGCGTGGGCATCGCCGTGGCCCTGGTCCCGGGCGTGGCCGCCGTGGGCTTCGACCCGGCGCTTTTAAAGCAATGTCTGGTCAATTTGCTGCGAAACGCCGTGGACGCCATGCCGGGCGGCGGGCTGGTCACCGTCACCAGCGGCCGCGACGCCGACCGGGTCCGGGTGCGGGTGGCCGACAGCGGACGCGGCATCACGAGCGAGAACCTCGAAAACATGTTCAGCCCTTTTTACAAGGCCGAACATTGCGAATACGGCCTGGGGCTGGCCATGGTCAAAAAAGTCGTGGATGATTTCGGCGGGGCCGTGGAAGCCGTGGGCCAGCCCGGCGGCAGTTGCGCCATCACCTTGCACCTGCCGCCGGCCCTGGCCGGCTCGCCGGTCCCCGGCGAAACCGTGTTTCCTGCCCCCGCCCCGTCAGGAGGCCCACAATGA
- a CDS encoding Hpt domain-containing protein, with translation MSEHSPDCIDIPRLRQRFDDDEALLAEIFEVFTKETPIRRASIEAALADGDLERLTGLAHSLKGVAATLLAEPLRQAAQTLEKAARAGDEPAVRAAVGPVLDLLERTMACLP, from the coding sequence ATGAGTGAGCACAGCCCGGATTGTATAGATATCCCCCGTCTGCGGCAGCGCTTCGATGATGATGAAGCGCTGTTGGCCGAGATTTTTGAAGTCTTTACCAAGGAGACCCCGATTCGCCGGGCCAGCATCGAAGCCGCCCTGGCTGACGGCGATCTTGAGAGGCTGACCGGCCTGGCCCATTCCCTCAAGGGTGTGGCGGCCACGCTTTTGGCCGAGCCTTTGCGCCAGGCCGCCCAAACCCTGGAAAAGGCCGCCCGGGCCGGCGACGAACCGGCTGTCCGGGCCGCCGTCGGTCCTGTCCTTGATCTGCTTGAGCGCACCATGGCCTGCCTGCCCTGA
- a CDS encoding glycosyltransferase yields the protein MFQIEEGLAGVTTFPRIRARGRYLFAGEDKFFIKGVTYGPFPENSRGEPLPEDETVAHDFELMRRAGINSIRVYYVPPRHFLDIAARFGIRVMIGVPWPQHLCFLDQWEVKEDIKKTIRESVASLAGHPAILAWLIGNEIPSHIVRWHGAGKIETFLEKLATIVREEDPEGLVTYANYPSTEYLRLPFLDFLSFNVYLHDEKAFRSYVKRLQNVAGELPLVLSEFGMDSIRNDEEHVAETLAWQLRASFELGVSGTMVFAWTDEWFTGGHLVEDWKFGIVSEVRKPKPAYKAVADVYRQKLPHLPADAPFISVVVCAYNADSTMDGCLASFAKVDYPNFEVIVVDDGSTDATGEIADRHAAAAPYIHVIHQPNLGLSAARNVGMNAARGPIVAYTDSDCYVDPHWLHYMAWAFEDPRFVAVGGPNLPPPDDNRTAACVAVSPGAPTHVLLTDEIAEHIPGCNMAYRKEYLAGIGGFDATYRAAGDDVDVCWRLQDQGHVIGFSAAMFVWHHRRCTISAYLKQQKGYGRAEALLIPKHKFRFNMLGNSRWAGRIYGDISGALLAARPIVYHGAFGMGLFQTLYEPKGSLAAYLPLSMEWMALAVGLLLATPFSFVAGAVGLSMVAATLAFVGYRVSKARLPKRHDNLASRLTIAALTLAQPVLRGWTRYATLMTLKRSAGVNACPLPLADTAGCDESSLPRIGIFRRLTGTAGILAHRLAFHRFFWNNKGLERDELLGSIIGLLRTLGVSYAMDSGFSASSNTPPWDLSVRTSRLTTAWLRVTVENHGGEKRFVRMAGSVLPSGLAGTVLVALIAAGAALALVKPVAALAAGAAALGVAGWMSLGLYRAAALIATITQYVMVTRPGCSAGEPKDERVVKVVRPQTAVVAGEDDALPAEPVVAASEAETAAA from the coding sequence ATGTTCCAGATCGAAGAAGGGCTTGCCGGCGTCACCACCTTCCCGCGCATCCGCGCCAGGGGACGCTACCTGTTTGCCGGTGAGGACAAATTCTTCATCAAGGGCGTCACCTATGGTCCGTTCCCGGAAAACTCCCGGGGCGAACCCCTGCCCGAAGACGAAACCGTGGCCCATGACTTTGAACTCATGCGCCGCGCCGGCATCAATTCCATTCGTGTCTATTACGTGCCGCCGCGCCACTTCCTGGACATCGCCGCCCGGTTCGGCATCCGGGTCATGATCGGCGTGCCCTGGCCGCAGCACCTGTGCTTCCTCGACCAGTGGGAAGTCAAAGAAGACATCAAGAAGACCATCCGCGAGTCGGTTGCCTCGCTGGCCGGCCATCCGGCCATCCTGGCCTGGCTGATCGGCAACGAGATCCCCAGCCACATCGTGCGCTGGCACGGCGCGGGCAAGATCGAGACCTTTCTCGAAAAGCTCGCCACCATCGTGCGCGAGGAAGACCCCGAGGGACTGGTGACCTACGCCAATTACCCCTCCACCGAATACCTGCGCCTGCCGTTTTTGGACTTCCTGTCCTTTAACGTCTACCTCCACGACGAAAAGGCCTTTCGCTCCTACGTCAAGCGCCTGCAAAACGTGGCCGGCGAACTGCCCCTGGTCCTGTCCGAATTCGGCATGGACTCCATCCGCAACGACGAGGAGCACGTGGCCGAGACGCTGGCCTGGCAGCTGCGCGCCTCCTTTGAACTCGGCGTGTCCGGCACCATGGTCTTTGCTTGGACCGACGAATGGTTCACCGGCGGCCATCTGGTCGAGGACTGGAAGTTCGGCATCGTGTCGGAAGTGCGCAAGCCAAAGCCGGCCTACAAGGCCGTGGCCGACGTCTACCGCCAGAAACTGCCGCATCTGCCCGCCGACGCGCCGTTTATCTCGGTGGTCGTTTGCGCCTACAACGCCGATTCCACCATGGACGGCTGTCTGGCCTCTTTTGCCAAGGTGGACTACCCCAACTTCGAAGTGATCGTGGTCGACGACGGCTCCACCGACGCCACCGGCGAAATCGCCGACCGCCACGCCGCAGCCGCGCCCTATATCCACGTGATCCACCAGCCGAACCTGGGCCTGTCCGCCGCCCGCAACGTCGGCATGAACGCGGCTCGCGGCCCCATTGTGGCCTACACCGACTCCGACTGCTACGTGGACCCGCACTGGCTCCACTACATGGCCTGGGCCTTTGAAGACCCGCGCTTCGTGGCTGTTGGCGGCCCCAACCTGCCCCCGCCCGACGACAACCGCACGGCCGCCTGCGTGGCCGTCTCCCCTGGCGCGCCGACCCACGTCCTTCTGACCGACGAGATCGCCGAGCACATCCCGGGCTGCAACATGGCCTATCGCAAGGAATATCTGGCCGGCATCGGCGGCTTTGACGCCACCTACCGGGCGGCCGGCGACGACGTGGACGTGTGCTGGCGGCTCCAGGACCAGGGCCATGTGATCGGCTTTTCCGCCGCCATGTTCGTGTGGCATCACCGCCGCTGCACCATCTCGGCCTACCTGAAGCAGCAGAAGGGCTACGGCCGGGCCGAGGCGCTCCTTATTCCCAAGCACAAGTTCCGCTTCAATATGCTCGGCAACTCCCGCTGGGCCGGCCGCATCTACGGCGACATCTCGGGTGCGCTGTTGGCTGCCCGTCCCATCGTCTACCACGGGGCCTTCGGCATGGGCCTGTTCCAGACCCTGTACGAACCCAAGGGCAGCCTGGCCGCCTATCTGCCCCTGTCCATGGAATGGATGGCGCTGGCGGTTGGCCTGCTGCTGGCCACGCCGTTCTCCTTCGTGGCCGGAGCCGTCGGGCTGTCCATGGTCGCCGCCACCCTGGCCTTTGTCGGCTACCGGGTGAGCAAGGCCCGCCTGCCCAAGCGCCACGACAACCTGGCCTCGCGCCTGACCATCGCCGCCCTGACCCTGGCCCAGCCCGTCCTTCGCGGCTGGACCCGCTACGCCACGCTCATGACCCTCAAGCGCAGCGCCGGCGTCAACGCCTGCCCGCTGCCCCTGGCCGATACCGCCGGCTGCGATGAGTCCAGCCTGCCGCGCATCGGCATCTTCCGCCGCCTGACCGGCACGGCCGGCATCCTGGCCCACCGTCTGGCCTTCCATCGCTTCTTCTGGAACAACAAGGGCCTGGAGCGCGATGAGCTGCTGGGCTCCATCATCGGCCTCTTGCGCACGCTCGGCGTCTCCTACGCCATGGATTCCGGCTTCTCCGCCTCCTCCAACACCCCGCCCTGGGACCTGTCCGTGCGCACCTCGCGCCTGACCACGGCCTGGCTGCGGGTGACGGTCGAGAACCACGGCGGTGAGAAGCGGTTCGTGCGCATGGCCGGTTCGGTGCTGCCCTCCGGTCTGGCCGGCACGGTGCTTGTTGCCTTGATCGCCGCCGGCGCGGCCCTGGCCCTGGTCAAGCCCGTCGCCGCCCTTGCGGCCGGCGCTGCGGCCCTTGGCGTCGCCGGTTGGATGAGCCTTGGCCTCTACCGCGCCGCCGCCCTGATCGCCACCATCACCCAGTACGTCATGGTCACCCGTCCGGGCTGCTCGGCCGGCGAACCCAAGGACGAGCGCGTGGTCAAGGTGGTGCGTCCCCAGACGGCCGTGGTTGCCGGCGAAGACGACGCCCTTCCGGCCGAGCCGGTGGTGGCCGCGTCCGAGGCCGAGACCGCTGCCGCCTAA
- a CDS encoding ABC transporter ATP-binding protein — MSMFRTLLKYLRPYRHLFFLGLGLVGLASTMELLKPWPLKLAVDQIIGHQPLDVFGWTPNLAAISVGVQLACVVGLLVGVHFLVGFVQLCNNYLTIRMGQDMVQDLRCDLFDHLQRQSLLFHQKWPTGDLIYRIMGDTYAVQTLLMNGVFTTLTSSALLIGMLVVCLRMDTELTLYSLCVIPFLFLAISRVSRKIGDMTTETHMQESQVYTTVERIFSSITLVQAFGREDEERLKFVTESQHSFDRKLSLYALQTVYGWLVSGITATGTALVLYIGVRHVLDGALTTGELLVFIAYLASLYTPLNSLSDTVAGIRASLARARRVMDVLAVNEAVPEKPDAPKLAVAKGEVRFTDVSFGYTPEKMVLYDVDFTCPGGSTVAIVGQTGAGKTSLVSLLLRFYDPQKGTISIDGQDLRDVTLRSLRDNIAIVLQDTQLFPMSVHDNIAYGKRQASREEVIQAATLANAHDFIAALPDGYDTILGEKGANLSGGQRQRLSIARALLKDAPLLILDEPTSALDAETEALIMEGLDRLMQNRTTFVIAHRLSMMRRADMILVIKNQRIHEMGAFDDLMARNGEFARLHAIQMGTGRPERPTPAPVLA, encoded by the coding sequence ATGAGCATGTTTCGGACCCTGCTTAAATATCTGCGTCCCTACCGGCATCTGTTTTTTCTGGGCCTGGGGCTGGTCGGACTGGCCAGCACCATGGAACTCCTCAAGCCCTGGCCGCTCAAACTGGCCGTTGACCAGATCATCGGCCACCAGCCCCTGGACGTTTTCGGCTGGACCCCGAATCTGGCCGCCATCTCCGTGGGCGTCCAGCTGGCCTGCGTGGTCGGCCTGCTGGTCGGGGTGCATTTTCTGGTCGGCTTCGTCCAGCTGTGCAACAACTACCTGACCATCCGCATGGGCCAGGACATGGTCCAGGACCTGCGCTGCGACCTGTTTGACCACCTGCAGCGCCAATCCCTGCTCTTTCACCAGAAATGGCCCACGGGCGATCTCATCTACCGCATCATGGGCGACACCTACGCCGTGCAGACCCTGCTCATGAACGGCGTCTTTACGACGCTGACCAGCTCCGCCCTCCTGATTGGCATGCTGGTGGTGTGTCTGCGCATGGATACGGAGTTGACCCTCTATTCACTGTGCGTCATCCCGTTTCTGTTTCTGGCCATCTCCCGGGTGTCGCGCAAAATCGGCGACATGACCACCGAGACCCACATGCAGGAGTCGCAGGTCTACACCACGGTGGAACGCATTTTTTCCTCCATCACCCTGGTCCAGGCTTTTGGCCGCGAAGACGAAGAGCGTCTGAAATTCGTGACCGAATCCCAGCACTCCTTTGACCGCAAACTTTCCCTTTATGCCCTGCAGACCGTCTACGGCTGGCTGGTGTCGGGCATAACCGCCACCGGCACGGCCCTGGTCCTCTATATCGGCGTGCGCCACGTGCTGGACGGCGCGCTGACCACGGGTGAGCTGCTGGTGTTTATTGCCTACCTGGCCTCGCTTTATACGCCGCTCAATAGCTTAAGCGACACCGTGGCCGGCATCCGCGCCTCCCTGGCCCGGGCGCGCCGGGTCATGGACGTGCTGGCCGTCAACGAGGCCGTGCCGGAAAAGCCTGATGCGCCCAAACTGGCCGTGGCCAAGGGCGAAGTGCGCTTCACCGACGTCAGCTTCGGCTACACGCCGGAGAAAATGGTCTTATACGACGTGGACTTCACCTGTCCCGGCGGTTCCACCGTGGCCATCGTCGGCCAGACCGGGGCCGGCAAGACCTCGCTGGTCAGCCTGCTGCTGCGCTTTTACGACCCCCAGAAAGGGACCATCAGCATCGACGGCCAGGATCTGCGCGACGTGACCCTGCGCAGCCTGCGCGACAACATCGCCATTGTCCTCCAGGATACCCAGCTTTTTCCCATGAGCGTCCACGACAACATCGCCTACGGCAAACGTCAGGCCAGCCGCGAGGAAGTCATCCAGGCGGCCACCCTGGCCAATGCCCACGACTTCATTGCCGCCTTGCCCGACGGCTACGACACCATCCTGGGCGAAAAAGGGGCCAACCTGTCCGGCGGCCAGCGCCAGCGGCTGTCCATTGCCCGGGCGCTTTTAAAAGATGCGCCGCTGTTGATTCTCGACGAGCCGACCTCGGCCCTGGATGCCGAGACCGAGGCGCTGATCATGGAAGGCCTGGATCGGCTCATGCAAAACCGCACCACCTTTGTCATTGCCCACCGCCTGTCCATGATGCGCCGGGCCGACATGATTCTGGTCATCAAAAACCAGCGTATCCATGAGATGGGGGCCTTTGACGACCTGATGGCCCGAAACGGCGAATTCGCCCGGCTCCATGCCATCCAGATGGGCACGGGCCGGCCGGAGAGGCCCACGCCTGCGCCGGTTTTGGCCTGA
- a CDS encoding isocitrate lyase/PEP mutase family protein yields the protein MKKTTRFRELVASPEILMLPVAHDALSALAIAEAGFSALCVAGYGSSGSALGLPDIGLMTATEMLTHYSRIIERVDVPVMVDIDTGFGDVNNVIRTVRQVERLGAAALFLEDQTFPKRCGHMAGKSVVAVEDYLPKLKAALWARQDPDFVIMARTDAAAVYGLDEAIRRACLYAAAGADMVFVEAVTSVADMRRVNAAVPVPSMANMIEGGRTPFLSAPELQELGYAAVAYPCASVFTVVKALRAWAGHLKAKGTSAGLAGPDTMIDFEEYFRFIGAADIREREKQFFPAPTSDEKKAKE from the coding sequence ATGAAAAAGACCACGCGCTTTCGTGAACTGGTTGCTTCTCCCGAGATCCTCATGCTGCCCGTGGCCCATGACGCCCTTTCCGCCCTGGCCATTGCCGAGGCCGGCTTCTCCGCCTTGTGCGTGGCCGGCTACGGTTCCTCGGGGAGCGCCCTTGGCCTGCCGGACATCGGGCTTATGACCGCCACGGAGATGCTCACCCATTACAGCCGTATCATCGAGCGGGTGGATGTGCCGGTCATGGTCGACATCGACACCGGCTTTGGCGACGTCAACAACGTGATCCGCACCGTCCGGCAGGTCGAACGCCTGGGCGCGGCCGCGCTTTTTCTCGAAGACCAGACCTTTCCCAAACGCTGCGGCCACATGGCCGGCAAGTCCGTGGTGGCGGTGGAGGACTATCTGCCCAAGCTCAAGGCCGCCTTGTGGGCCAGGCAGGACCCCGACTTCGTCATCATGGCCCGCACCGACGCCGCTGCCGTGTACGGCCTTGACGAGGCCATCCGCCGGGCCTGTCTCTATGCCGCCGCCGGGGCGGACATGGTTTTTGTCGAGGCCGTGACCTCGGTTGCGGACATGCGCCGGGTCAATGCCGCCGTGCCGGTCCCGAGCATGGCCAACATGATCGAGGGCGGGCGCACGCCCTTTCTTTCGGCCCCCGAACTCCAGGAACTGGGCTATGCCGCCGTGGCCTATCCCTGTGCGTCGGTTTTTACCGTGGTCAAAGCCTTGCGGGCCTGGGCCGGACACCTTAAAGCCAAGGGCACGAGCGCCGGTCTGGCCGGCCCGGACACCATGATCGATTTCGAGGAATATTTCCGTTTTATTGGCGCAGCCGATATCCGGGAGCGGGAAAAGCAATTTTTCCCGGCCCCGACGTCAGATGAGAAAAAGGCAAAAGAGTGA
- the galE gene encoding UDP-glucose 4-epimerase GalE, whose protein sequence is MATNILVTGGAGYIGSHTCKALAAAGFTPITFDNMVYGHDWAVKWGPLVRGDILNRGELDEVFAEFKPVAVLHFAAFAYVGESVTDPEKYYRNNVAGSLSLLSAMRRAGCRHIVFSSTCATYGAPERVPLTEDHPTRPMSPYGTSKLMIEQMLKDFDAAYGLTYTALRYFNAAGADPDGQIGEEHKPETHLIPLVIAAALGHIPHIEVFGTDYPTPDGTAVRDYIHVADLAEAHILAVKRLLGGAPSATYNLGTGTGNSVREVIKAVEAVSGKAVPVVEGPRRAGDSPGLYADSGAIIRELGWNPRYMDLKAIVETAWRWHEQGLPGKKHCNLRKPG, encoded by the coding sequence ATGGCAACGAATATTCTGGTTACCGGCGGCGCTGGCTACATCGGCTCCCACACCTGCAAGGCCCTGGCCGCAGCCGGATTTACCCCCATCACCTTCGACAATATGGTCTATGGCCACGACTGGGCCGTGAAATGGGGACCGCTGGTGCGCGGCGACATCCTCAACCGGGGCGAACTCGACGAGGTCTTTGCCGAGTTCAAACCCGTCGCGGTCCTGCATTTCGCCGCCTTTGCCTATGTCGGCGAATCCGTGACCGACCCGGAAAAATACTACCGCAACAACGTGGCCGGCTCCCTGTCGCTCCTGTCCGCCATGCGCCGGGCCGGCTGCCGCCATATCGTTTTCTCCAGCACCTGCGCCACCTACGGAGCCCCCGAGCGCGTGCCGCTGACCGAAGACCACCCGACCCGGCCGATGAGCCCCTACGGTACGAGCAAACTCATGATCGAGCAGATGCTCAAGGACTTCGACGCCGCCTACGGCCTGACCTACACGGCCCTTCGCTACTTCAACGCCGCCGGGGCCGACCCGGACGGGCAGATCGGCGAAGAGCACAAGCCCGAAACCCATCTCATCCCGCTGGTCATCGCCGCTGCCCTGGGCCATATTCCCCACATTGAGGTCTTTGGCACGGACTATCCCACCCCCGACGGCACGGCCGTGCGCGATTACATCCACGTGGCCGATCTGGCCGAGGCCCATATCCTGGCCGTCAAACGCCTGCTTGGCGGTGCGCCGAGCGCCACCTACAACCTGGGCACCGGCACGGGTAATTCCGTGCGCGAAGTCATCAAGGCCGTGGAAGCCGTGTCGGGCAAAGCCGTGCCCGTGGTCGAAGGACCGCGCCGGGCCGGGGATTCGCCGGGACTCTACGCCGACTCCGGGGCCATTATCCGCGAATTGGGCTGGAATCCTCGCTACATGGATCTCAAGGCCATCGTGGAAACCGCCTGGCGCTGGCACGAGCAAGGGCTGCCCGGCAAAAAACATTGCAATCTGCGTAAACCAGGGTAA
- a CDS encoding late competence development ComFB family protein has protein sequence MDFGALGLDFHSIRNRNEERVLRLIPEVLAEFRHYCPSSTDIEDIYALTLNKLPARYAQAVSLVIQEPVSDEMIRETLRDAVCTVRSRPNC, from the coding sequence ATGGACTTTGGCGCACTGGGGCTCGATTTCCATTCCATCCGCAATCGCAATGAAGAGCGGGTTCTCCGTCTCATTCCCGAGGTGCTGGCCGAGTTTCGCCACTATTGCCCGTCGTCGACGGATATCGAGGATATCTACGCCCTGACGCTCAACAAGCTCCCGGCCCGCTACGCCCAGGCCGTGTCCCTGGTCATCCAGGAGCCCGTCAGCGACGAGATGATCCGCGAAACCTTGCGCGACGCCGTCTGCACCGTCAGGAGCCGGCCGAATTGTTGA